The DNA window TCGGCGACATCGCCGACACCGGCCAGCTCCCGCAGCTCACCTCGACCGGCCTGCCCCGGCGGCCGGCCGGCGCGGTGCGCGCCGAGCAGCGCGAGCTGGCTCCGGGCGCGGACCTGCCCCAGCAGGCCCCGCCGGCCCAGCCTCCGGCCCCGTTCTCACCGTTCGGCGGCGAGCGGGCCCCGGTCGGCGGCGGCGACGGGGACGGGTGGGAGGACGTGAGCGCGGCGGCCCCGCCGTACCGGAACACCGACGCCACCCCGCCCGGACTCGCCGAACTGCTCGCCGAGACCGAGGCCATGACGCACGGCGTGACCCCGGTCATCCGCGAGGGCGACCCCGGCGACCCGGGCAGCAGCGGTGCCTTCGACCGTCCCGAGTTCGTACTGCCGGAGCCGGAACTGGACGGCCGGCTGGCCGAGGCGCTGGACGGGACGGCGACGTACGACTTCCGTCCGAACCAGGCGCCCAGCGGTCCGCCCGCGCCGCCGGCGGACCCGGAGAACACCGGCCAGTTCCGGATCAGTGCCGGCAGCGACGACATGCGGCTGGACTTCCGGGTCGGCGACGGGGGCCCGGCGATGCCGCCGCCCCCGGCCCCGCCGGCCCAGCCCGCGCCGCTGAACTTCTCCTCCAGCTTCGACGATCTGCTCCCGAACATCCCGGACATGGAGCACACCGGCGAGTTCGCGGCCTACCGCGAAGCCCAGCAGGAGGAGCGCGACGACCTGCTCCTCCCGCCGCCGGCGGGCCCCTTCGCGACCCCCGGCCAGCCCTCGCTGGGCTCGTCCTCGGGCGGCTTCAGCACCAACCCCGACTCGCTGTCGGCAAGCGGCCTGAACAACGACCTCGGCGCCGAACTCGCGGCGGGCGACCCCTACGCCGCCCCCGGCGAGGTGCGCATGACGCCGTTCGGCGGGCACCTGGACAACGGGTTCGGCAACCCGCAGCCGCCGAACCCCGTGGTCCCGCCCGGCGCGCCGGTCACCGACGCGCCTGTCGAGCCCCCGCGGTACGGCGGTCCGAGCGGGTTCGACCCCGGCGCCTCGGGCCAGTTCGCCGCACCGCCCGCACCGCCCGCACCGCCGGCGCCGACCGGCACCGGCTACGGGAACGACGCCCCTTCCTTCGGCCGCCGTCCGATGGGCGAACCGCTGAGCGGCCCCGGCTTCGAAGCTCCGCAGTTCGAGGCCCCGCAGTTCGAGGCCCCGCAGTTCGAGGCTCCCCAGTTCGAAGCCCCGCAGTTCGAGGCCCCGCCTGCCCCCCCGGCGCCGACCGGCACCGGCTACGGCAACGACGCCCCCTCGTTCGGCCGCCGCCCGATGGGCGAACCGCTCACCGGCCCCGGCTTCGAAGCCCCCGCGGCGTTCAACCCGAACGCCCCGGCGGACAACGACCCGAACGACCCGATGGCAGGTCTGAGGAACCCGTTCGCGGCGGCGCCCGAAGCCCCGGCGAACACCGGAACCGGGTACGGCAACGACGCGCCGTCCTTCGGCCGCCGCCCGGTCGGCGAGCCGCTGTCCGGCCCCGGCTTCGAGACCCCGCAGTACCAGCCGCCGCAGTACGACGCTCCGCAGTACGAGACCCCGCAGTACGGCGAGCAGCCCGCCGCCGACCTGTCCGGCTCGGGCTTCCACACGCCGCTCGGCACCAACGCACCGGGCAACGGCATGGGCGACACCACCGGCTACGCCCCCCCGGTCGGCGAACCACTCGCCGGTCCCGGCGCGCCGGACCCGCTGTCGTCCTCCGGCACCAACTACGCCGACTACCCGGACCCGCTCACCGCGCCGATCGAGTCGATCCCGATGGACCCGGCGGCGCACAACACCTCGATCTTCAACGCGATCGAGTCCGAGTGGTTCCGGGTGCGGGCCGGCGAGGGGACCGCCGTTCCGCAGAACGCTCTGGAGGTCGGCACCGTGCGTCCGGCCGAACCGGTCCGGCCGGCCGTGCCGGGACCGCGTTCAGAGCCCGCAGGAGACCCGCTGGCGGGCTCCGGCACCGGGTACCCGGCCGAGGCCCCGCAGGCCCCCGCCGAGCCCGTCCAGGCGGCTCCTGCCGCGCCCACCCCGGCCCCGCCGACCGCCCCCGAGGCCGGTCCCGGAGCCCCGACCCCGCCGGCGCCGTCGGCCGCCGACTCCGCGGTCGGCGGGGCGGCCCGGCCCGCCGCACCGCACGAGGAACCCAAGGAGCCCATGAACGACGACCAGAGCTCCGCGGGACAGGCCTGGCAGTCGCCGGGCGACGACGGATGGAAGGCCGCCCAGGTGGTCAGCAAGCCGGTCGCGGCCGGGCTGACCCCCAAGGGCCTGCCCAAGCGCGTCCCGCGGTCCAACCTGGTGCCCGGCTCGGCGGACGGCAGCGGCGCCGCCAAGACCGCGCCCTCGCCGATCCCGGCGCGCTCGGCCGAGGCCGTGCGCTCCCGCCTGGCCAGCTTCCACAATGGGCTGCGCCAGGGCCGCGACGCCGCCGGCACCCCCGGCGAGTCGCAGCCCGCCGATCCCGCCAACCCCACCGCGTCCGACGGCCCGGCCGCCTTCGGTGCTCCTGAGCCAGGAAAGCAGGACTGAGCTACCGTGAACGACCCGAACCTGACCCAAGCCGCCAGGAATCTGAACTGGCTGATCACCAATTTCGTGGACCGCGTCCCGGGGGTCGCGCACACGGTGGTGGTCTCCTCCGACGGCCTGCTTCTGGCGGTGTCCGACGGATTCCCCCGGGACCGCGCCGACCAGCTGGCGGCCGTGGCCAGCGGCCTGTCGTCGCTGACCCAGGGCGCCGCGCGCATCTTCGAGGGCGGCGCGGTGACGCAGACCGTCGTGGAGATGGTCCGTGGTTTCCTGTTCGTGATGGCCATCTCCGATGGTTCGGCCCTGGCCGTACTCGCTTCCTCGGATTGCGACATGGGCCTGATCGGCTATGAAATGGCCCTGCTCGTCGAGCGGGCCGGCGACGTCCTGACGCCGGCACTGCGTGCCGAGCTCCAGTCGTCGCTGCCGCGCTGAGAGGACGCCCGGTGACCCCCCTTCCCCAAGCCGAGACGAGCGACAGGAGCACGCGGCCGTGAGCAGCGCGCACGATTCCTCGCCCCTCGTCCGCCCCTACGCGCTGACCCGGGGCCGCACGCGGGCCCGTTACCAATTGCCCATCGAGGCGTTGGTATCCACGACGGACAACGGACGATCGCGCCTTCCCGGCCGGGAGCCGGAGCACCAGCGCATCTGCGAGCTGTGCGTCGAGCTGAAGTCGGTCGCGGAGGTCGCGGCGCTGATGCGCATGCCGCTGGGGGTGGTCAGGGTGCTGTTGGGCGACATGTCGGACGCCGGCCTGGTCACCATCCAGCAACCCGGCGAGACCGATTCCGGCCAGCCCAACCTCGCGCTCCTCGAACGAGTCCTCATCGGGCTCCGCAATCTGTAGAAAGGAGGCCGTGCAGTGAACTACTCCCCTTACGGACAGGAGCCCGAGCCGCAGCCCGCGGTGGGCCCGACCACGTCGGTGAAGATCGTCGTAGCCGGCGGCTTCGGCGTCGGCAAGACCACCTTCGTCGGCGCGGTCTCGGAGATCGCCCCGCTGACCACCGAGGCCGTCATGACCGCCGCCTCCGAGGGCGTGGACGACCTCACCGTGGTGCCGGGCAAGGTCACGACCACGGTGGCCATGGACTTCGGCCGCGTGTCCCTGGACCGCGAGCTGATCCTGTACCTGTTCGGCACGCCGGGCCAGAACCGCTTCTGGTTCATGTGGGACGACCTGTGCCGCGGCGCCATCGGCGCGGTGGTGCTGGTGGACACGCGGCGGCTGGCGGACTGCTTCTCGGCCATCGACTACTTCGAGGACGCCGGCCTGCCGTACATCGTCGGTGTGAACTGCTTCGACGGCATGCTCACCCACGAGGTCGCCGACGTGCGCGAGGCGCTGTCGATCCCGCCGGACGTGCCGGTGGTCACCTGCGACGCCCGCAGCCGGGAGTCCACCAAGCTGACTCTGATCCGCCTGGTGGAGCACGCCATGTCACGCTTCGCAGCGGCGGCGGCATCCTAGGTAGGCGACGATCGCGTAACGCCGAGGGCGGCACCGGGTTCCGGTGCCGCCCTCGGCGTTTACGCTCCTTGCATCCACTGATGTCCGCCAGTGTCCGAATCAGGCAGGTCCAGCATGTCCGGAACGATAGCCCTCACCCGCCGCAGCGGGTTCCAGCTGCGTCCGCGGCCCTACCGGGTGTGGATCGACGGCGTCGCCGTCGGCCGGCTCGCACAGAACGGCGCCGCCGAGTTCGCCGTGG is part of the Catenulispora sp. EB89 genome and encodes:
- a CDS encoding nitrate- and nitrite sensing domain-containing protein; translation: MSPRRPPAPFPERGAGAPPPGGSISDAAAGRTAPGELPRGARDGVLPGQRPVPTSQETEGSGGHVPPPPPPTASANRFAPRNWRVRTRLVVLVIVPLVATIFGAAARIVQQVGNVQTYDHAKTMAAAASPLSDLIDSLQDERDVSIEMMAFRAPTGNTDSATLTNLTTRMATQRKTTDRATAVMQPVLNKIDGSYPADTLAAIADAKANMTGVPALHQAVDGAYSNPLSVFDQYNKVLDSLDGLYEFVAADAGDQQLINDARSLADLGKMTETTSRERGFLTTLAVSIDPNQNQDNLARLQGLISDLASTRSEFKTVATAQMQQSLSDTVDVGDTFTGANQYLTTIDDKLANNDVSDAGDQLVPGSVYLQYNELLGRYKQVRTEQAAALVQRADSLANSARNTMYLNIGIIIGVLLVVSVATALIARSLVRPLRVLQNTALEIAGNRLPEMVRRLRDADGSEPIEPISPIALSSTDEVGQVARAFDEVHREAVRLATEQAMLRNNVNAMFTNLSRRSQSLVQRQLRLIDELENAEQDPDQLASLFKLDHLATRMRRNGENLLVLAGEEPGRRWSQPVPLIDVLRAAASEVEQYERVTLRDLPTVEVAGRAVNDVVHLVAELLENATSFSAPETKVSVTGNLLNTGGVMLEIEDSGIGMTPEELDDSNERLANPPVVDVAISRRMGLFVVGRLATRHGIQVRLRRSATGGITALVLVPAALLAGNLSDAPAVGGNRGTFGDIADTGQLPQLTSTGLPRRPAGAVRAEQRELAPGADLPQQAPPAQPPAPFSPFGGERAPVGGGDGDGWEDVSAAAPPYRNTDATPPGLAELLAETEAMTHGVTPVIREGDPGDPGSSGAFDRPEFVLPEPELDGRLAEALDGTATYDFRPNQAPSGPPAPPADPENTGQFRISAGSDDMRLDFRVGDGGPAMPPPPAPPAQPAPLNFSSSFDDLLPNIPDMEHTGEFAAYREAQQEERDDLLLPPPAGPFATPGQPSLGSSSGGFSTNPDSLSASGLNNDLGAELAAGDPYAAPGEVRMTPFGGHLDNGFGNPQPPNPVVPPGAPVTDAPVEPPRYGGPSGFDPGASGQFAAPPAPPAPPAPTGTGYGNDAPSFGRRPMGEPLSGPGFEAPQFEAPQFEAPQFEAPQFEAPQFEAPPAPPAPTGTGYGNDAPSFGRRPMGEPLTGPGFEAPAAFNPNAPADNDPNDPMAGLRNPFAAAPEAPANTGTGYGNDAPSFGRRPVGEPLSGPGFETPQYQPPQYDAPQYETPQYGEQPAADLSGSGFHTPLGTNAPGNGMGDTTGYAPPVGEPLAGPGAPDPLSSSGTNYADYPDPLTAPIESIPMDPAAHNTSIFNAIESEWFRVRAGEGTAVPQNALEVGTVRPAEPVRPAVPGPRSEPAGDPLAGSGTGYPAEAPQAPAEPVQAAPAAPTPAPPTAPEAGPGAPTPPAPSAADSAVGGAARPAAPHEEPKEPMNDDQSSAGQAWQSPGDDGWKAAQVVSKPVAAGLTPKGLPKRVPRSNLVPGSADGSGAAKTAPSPIPARSAEAVRSRLASFHNGLRQGRDAAGTPGESQPADPANPTASDGPAAFGAPEPGKQD
- a CDS encoding roadblock/LC7 domain-containing protein, with the protein product MTQAARNLNWLITNFVDRVPGVAHTVVVSSDGLLLAVSDGFPRDRADQLAAVASGLSSLTQGAARIFEGGAVTQTVVEMVRGFLFVMAISDGSALAVLASSDCDMGLIGYEMALLVERAGDVLTPALRAELQSSLPR
- a CDS encoding DUF742 domain-containing protein; protein product: MSSAHDSSPLVRPYALTRGRTRARYQLPIEALVSTTDNGRSRLPGREPEHQRICELCVELKSVAEVAALMRMPLGVVRVLLGDMSDAGLVTIQQPGETDSGQPNLALLERVLIGLRNL
- a CDS encoding ATP/GTP-binding protein, whose product is MNYSPYGQEPEPQPAVGPTTSVKIVVAGGFGVGKTTFVGAVSEIAPLTTEAVMTAASEGVDDLTVVPGKVTTTVAMDFGRVSLDRELILYLFGTPGQNRFWFMWDDLCRGAIGAVVLVDTRRLADCFSAIDYFEDAGLPYIVGVNCFDGMLTHEVADVREALSIPPDVPVVTCDARSRESTKLTLIRLVEHAMSRFAAAAAS